One Pagrus major chromosome 15, Pma_NU_1.0 DNA window includes the following coding sequences:
- the LOC141009669 gene encoding uncharacterized protein — translation MEPHRQLMEEPEPRTAGLPPGVRAVVVGEEQQPHIKEEEEETDITEFSVTAVTVKSEDEDDEEFDQRPPEDSREDCGGPGPDRPETGDSSETDVSDDDDDDDEGRRGGAGVQAASGGKRHVCSVCSKSFSQKAYLQRHTRTHTGERPFSCSLCEQRFSQRAHLRSHLRCHTGEKPFSCSLCSKRFSENSYLLRHLRSHSGEKPFSCSECSKMFVNRTNLKNHMKTHENRLSCSLCHLSFTRHQQLRKHQCVAANSARNRVLMPRPRSDELVVLVSVPMGQVISLRPAETNQNKVTPTVSSELLAVSRQLKRHQDPRQSQVPLRQAACRQMEPHRQLMEEPELRTADIHQLLVSKDKVLPVKWNPSLDQEDLEPPHIKEEEEELWTDQEEGDINPVPVKSEDDKGSDVQQLLVSKEEVLYEKWNPSLDQEDPETPHIKEEQEEHWSQSESIWNLNQHLEPDTEKTSECSELKTEVSDDDWMENREPQLVLNSLKIIEVPVSGVRSRTGKKTYSCSECGKIFGRSPHLKIHMRTHTGEKPYSCSFCSKSFTQKVNLTYHMSVHTGEKRFRCRFCDERFTWYTQLKSHQCICEASNQSQAEDNRETETGEKSFSCSECGKIFSRKDNLNIHLRIHTGERPFSCSVCGKSFKHGGHLTQHMSVHNKENRFSCSVCHGRFTWLYQLKRHTCGGESSLLCTNHIPPVSVRSEDDDEEKPQSSQMETEADGEDCGGPEPARTSDPDGHLQPETGDSSGFYADDDWTETRGAETGLNSLRVSDAETGSNSSRKSFSCSDCGKVFGRKEHLQTHVRIHTGERPFSCSECGKTFGCKRSLLGHMTSHSGEKPFSCSQCGKRFSRMVNLKTHERLHTGERPFNCPFCGKGFTQKVHMTQHMAVHTGEKQFSCSVCDRKFTWLSGFRRHKCGSEQSELDDSQTEENPEVEPGGKPFRCRQCGNRFNHKHNLKAHMRIHTGEKPFSCAVCGKGFTASGALKKHLRTHSGEKPFSCSVCSLRFTQGGNLKRHMMQHTGQTGEKPFSCSACGKRFTQVSNMKRHMTQHAASQGAPPQETGSEAVIGLDLTEESADEPQSVYSH, via the exons ATGGAGCCGCACCGTCAGCTGATGGAGGAACCGGAGCCCAGAACTGCag ggttgCCTCCAGGTGTTCGGGCCGTGGTTGTCGGTGAAGAGCAGCAGCCTCACatcaaagaggaagaggaggagactgaCATCACTGAGTTCTCCGTCACTGCCGTCACCGTGaagagtgaagatgaagatgatgaagagttTGATCAGAGGCCACCtgaggacagcagagaggactgtggaggaccagGACCAGATCGACCTGAGACTGGAGACTCTTCTGAGACTGAcgtcagtgatgatgatgatgatgatgatgaaggtcgGAGGGGTGGAGCAGGTGTGCAGGCGGCGTCAGGAGGGAAGCGTCACGTGTGTTCAGTGTGCAGTAAGAGTTTCTCTCAGAAGGCGTACCTGCAGAGACACACGAGgactcacacaggtgagaggcCGTTCAGCTGCTCGCTGTGTGAGCAGAGGTTCAGTCAGAGAGCTCACCTGAGGAGTCACCTGAGGTGTCACACCGGAGAGAAACCCTTCAGCTGCTCTCTGTGCAGCAAACGCTTCTCGGAGAACTCGTATCTGCTGCGACACCTGAGGAGCCACTCGGGAGAGAAACCGTTCAGCTGCTCCGAGTGCAGcaagatgtttgtgaacagaACCAACCTGAAGAACCACATGAAGACCCACGAGAACCGACTCAGCTGTTCACTCTGTCACCTGAGCTTCACCCGACACCAGCAGCTCCGCAAACATCAGTGTGTCGCCGCAAACTCAGCCAGGAACAGAGTCCTGATGCCCCGTCCCCGCAGCGACGAGCTGGTGGTGTTAGTGAGCGTACCTATGGGACAGGTGATCAGCCTGAGGCCCGCCGAGACCAACCAGAACAAAGTGACTCCGA CTGTTAGCAGTGAGCTGTTAGCAGTGAGCCGTCAGCTGAAGCGGCATCAGGACCCGCGTCAGAGCCAGGTGCCTCTCCGTCAGGCTGCGTGTAGACAGATGGAGCCGCACCGTCAGCTGATGGAGGAACCGGAGCTCAGAACTGCag ACATCCATCAGCTGTTGGTGAGTAAAGATAAGGTTCTCCCTGTAAAGTGGAACcccagtctggaccaggagGACCTAGAACCTccacacattaaagaggaagaggaggaactgTGGACCGATCAGGAGGAGGGTGATATCAATCCTGTTcctgtgaagagtgaagatgACAAAGGTTCAG acgtccagcagctgttggtgaGTAAAGAAGAGGTTCTCTATGAAAAGTGGAACcccagtctggaccaggagGACCCAGAAACTccacacattaaagaggaacaggaggaacacTGGAGTCAGTCAGAGTCAATCTGGAATTTAAATCAACACTTAGAACCTGACACTGAGAAGACGTCAGAATGTTCAgaactgaagactgaagtcAGTGACGATGATTGGATGGAGAACAGAGAACCTCAGTTGGTTCTGAACTCCCTGAAGATCATTGAGGTTCCTGTCAGTGGTGTGAGGAGTAGAACAGGTAAGAAGACCTACAGCTGCTCAGAGTGTGGGAAGATCTTCGGCCGCAGTCCTCACCTGAAGATCCACATGAGGACTCACACCGGAGAGAAACCCTACAGCTGCTCCTTCTGTTCTAAAAGCTTCACTCAGAAGGTGAACCTGACGTATCACATGTCCGTCCACACGGGGGAGAAACGCTTCCGCTGTCGGTTCTGTGATGAGAGATTCACCTGGTACACTCAGCTGAAGAGTCATCAGTGCATCTGTGAGGCGTCCAATCAGAGTCAGGCTGaggacaacagagagacagagaccgGAGAGAAGtccttcagctgctcagagTGCGGGAAAATATTCAGCCGCAAAGACAACCTGAACATCCACCTGAGGATCCACACCGGAGAGAGACCGTTCAGCTGCTCCGTCTGCGGGAAGAGCTTCAAACACGGAGGACACCTGACTCAACACATGTCCGTCCACAACAAGGAGAACAGGTTCAGTTGCAGTGTCTGTCATGGGAGATTCACCTGGCTTTACCAGCTCAAGAGACACACCTGTGGAGGTGAGTCCTCACTGCTGTGCACCAATCAtatccctcctgtctctgtgAGGAgcgaagatgatgatgaagagaaacctcagtcctcacagatggagacagaagctgatggagaggactgtggaggaccagaaccagCAAGGACCTCTGATCCAGATGGACATCTACAACCTGAGACTGGTGACTCTTCTGGAttttatgctgatgatgatTGGACGGAGACCAGAGGAGCTGAGACAGGTTTAAACTCTCTAAGGGTCTCTGACgctgaaacaggaagtaacagcagcaggaagtcaTTCAGCTGCTCTGACTGTGGGAAGGTGTTTGGTCGTAAGGAACATCTGCAGACTCATGTGAGGATCCACACTGGGGAGAGACCCTTCAGCTGCTCCGAGTGTGGGAAAACCTTCGGCTGTAAGAGGTCGCTGTTGGGTCACATGACCAGTCACAGCGGAGAGAAACCCTTCAGCTGCTCTCAGTGCGGGAAGAGGTTCAGCCGGATGGTCAACCTGAAGACACACGAGAGGCTTCACACGGGTGAGCGTCCGTTCAACTGCCCGTTCTGTGGGAAGGGTTTCACTCAGAAGGTCCACATGACTCAGCACATGGCCGTCCACACCGGAGAGAAACAGTTCAGCTGCAGCGTCTGCGACAGGAAATTCACCTGGCTGTCCGGCTTCAGACGACACAAGTGTGGCAGCGAGCAGTCAGAGCTGGACgacagtcagacagaggagAACCCAGAGGTGGAACCAGGAGGGAAACCGTTCCGCTGTCGTCAGTGTGGGAACAGATTcaaccacaaacacaacctGAAGGCTCACATGAGGATTCACACTGGAGAGAAACCCTTCAGCTGCGCTGTCTGTGGGAAAGGCTTCACAGCGAGCGGAGCTCTGAAGAAACACCTGAGGACTCACTCAGGTGAGAAACCGTTCAGCTGCTCCGTGTGCAGCCTCAGATTCACTCAGGGGGGAAATCTGAAGAGACACATGATGCAGCACAcgggacagacaggagaaaaACCATTCAGCTGCTCCGCGTGCGGGAAGAGATTCACACAGGTGTCCAACATGAAGCGTCACATGACGCAGCACGCCGCCAGTCAAGGTGCACCaccacaggaaacaggaagtgaagctgTGATTGGTTTAGATCTGACAGAGGAGTCAGCTGATGAGCCACAAAGTGTATACAGCCACTGA